The Lactuca sativa cultivar Salinas chromosome 2, Lsat_Salinas_v11, whole genome shotgun sequence genome includes the window AATGGATTTCTGAAAACACGGATTAGCTTTTATGGTTAAAAAGCTAATAAGTAAAAAGTGTTTGGCTTAAAAAGTGTTTTTTGAAGTTATTTTGGTtaaaaagtcataaagtttcaaaaagaaaagttttacatgacttttgaaaagtttttttttttttgaagttaaaagtGCCTTCGATTTtgccaaacatttttttttacttattagctttttaaaaagcCAATAAGCCAATAAGTCTGTTTTGaaaagcaatcccaaacacccaTATATATCAACCAATTGAATTGCGGTTTCACCTATTTATAGTTCTAATCTTTCTGTATATTGGATTTTCGGCTATTTACCACGATAACCTTATAAGTTATAATTGTATCCATTTACTATTTGACATTCCCAAACTAGTCTGTTAACTTGCTTAAAACAGGCAAATATGTAGGGGCGAATCTGCCATCCTCGGGGACATTGTTGCAAATATATCAAAGAGCATACAACCTCGTGATTTGGAGAAACATCTATTTGGTATCGAGTCTCGGATAGATGAATTATATCCATTATTGGATATGAAAGCGAGAAAAAAGGTCCACATGGTAGGGATATTGGGAATGGGAGGAATTGGTAAGACAACTGTTGCTCAAGCTTTATTCCGAAGAATTAAGCATAATTTTGAGGGTTATAGCTTTGTTAAAGATGTTAGAGAAAATAGTTATAGTAAAAAAGATGTATGTGCCTTACAACAAAAGATTCTAAGAGAAATTTTAAAGCAAATGGCTCCTTTTGGTAAAGTGAGTGTTGGTTATCCAACTGTGGATCCTGAGTATGGAGCCAACATGATACGTGAACGATTCTGCCATAAAAAGGTTCTTCTAGTTCTTGATGACGTGGATAATGATAAGCAGTTAGAGTTCCTAGCCAGAACACATGAGTGGTTTGGCCCTGGAAGTAGAATCATTATAACCACTAGAGACGAGCATTTGCTATCAGATGCAAATGTCATCTATAGGCCTGATTTTTTAAGTAAGAGTGACGCTGCTGAGCTTTTCTGTTGGCATGCTTTTCGGAAAAGTAGCCCTCCTGAAGGGTATGAAGAGTTCTCAGATCGTGCAATATGCTATGCTAGCAGCCTTCCTCTAGCCCTAAAAGTTTTAGGCTCATTCTTCCATGGAAGGCAACTAAGTGTGTGGGAAAGTGCTTTAAATAGATTAGGCAAAGGATCAATTGATAAGATTCATGAGACACTGAAGTTGAGTTTTGATGGACTAGATGCTTCTGAGAAACAGATATTCCTAGACATTGCATGTTTCTACAAGGACCAAAATGAAGAATATGTAACTAGAGTACTCGATAGCTTTGGTTTTGACCCGGTGATAGGGATTAGTGTTCTTATTGAAAAATCTCTTATAACCGTTTCAAATAAAAGGCTACATATGCATGATCTCATACAGGAAATGGGTTGGCAAATAGTTTCTGAGAGTTTCCCGGATAGCAGGGTATGGAAATCTGAACATATTCGTAAAATCATCAAGGAAAAGAAGGTAACATAATCACTATCTTTATAAAACTCTTTTTTTATGCTTTTCATGTATAGTTTTTGAATGTGTACGATTTACTTACTGTCTACTTTTTTTGTAGCAGAAGCTAAAAGCAATAGAAGCCATGATGATGGCAGACAATGCACACCATGTTGATGCCTATGTTTTAGCAAGCATGCAAAATCTTCGGCTCCTTGATATTGATGGGAAATTCACTTCTACCCAACCTAAATTTCTTCCTGATGAGTTGATATGGCTTTGTTGGACCAAGTACCCATTCTTGACTCTGCCTTTAACAGATATGTGTAAGCTTGTTGGGCTTGAAATAGCCAATGGAGGCATGAAACAATTATGGAAGGGACGAAAGGTATTTAGCCGATGAAGTCTGTTTCTTTTTGTCCATTATAGTTATTTACATTGACAAGCAAAGGTTTCTATTTGTATTGAATGCAAAAAGATCTCAATAttaattactctaatcaatatCTGTTTTACTTTGTTAGATTCTACGGAACTTGAAATTTATCCACCTTGAAGTTATGGAAAAGCTCACATCATTTCCAGATGTCTCTGAGTCTCCAAATATCGAGAGGATAATTTTGTCAGGTTGTAGCAGTTTAGTGGAGGTTCATGAGTCTCTTGGATCTCTTAGACGGCTGGTCTACCTGGACATGAATGATTGCAAAGGGCTCAAGCGTCTCCCATCAAGGCTTGAGATGGAATCATTGGAGACTCTAATTCTCTCTGGATGCAAGAGCATTGAAAGATTCCCAGAAGTCTCCCCATGTATGGTTAAACTATCACAATTAGATCTTTCTTCTTGTTATACTATAAAGGAACTGCCATCATCAATCAGATATTTGTCTAGCCTAAGCCTCTTGAATCTCACAGACTGTTGGAATCTTGATAACATACCAAACTCCATTTGTGAGTTAAGGTGTCTTAAGTTCATTTCTCTTCACAACTGCATGAACCTGAAAAGTTTTCCAAAGGAGCTTGGAAGCATGAAAATGTTAGAAGAGCTGTGGCTAGGATTTATGTGTaacattttagtaccacataAGTCTGTTGGCTTTCATAGTTTGACAAGTTTGTCTTCCTTGAAAAACCT containing:
- the LOC111917367 gene encoding TMV resistance protein N isoform X1, which produces MEPFKSSPSSSSYVPTGRWTHEVFLSFRGEDTRNNFVDHLYTALSQRGISVFKDDQALDKGKPISRELLKAIEESKLAVVVFSKKYADSSWCLDELVKIMECEDQMELMVLPVFYHVDPSDVRGQKNDFDTAFQEHEDKFKGEMEKVKKWRKALAAAAGLSGWHIKETGNGQICRGESAILGDIVANISKSIQPRDLEKHLFGIESRIDELYPLLDMKARKKVHMVGILGMGGIGKTTVAQALFRRIKHNFEGYSFVKDVRENSYSKKDVCALQQKILREILKQMAPFGKVSVGYPTVDPEYGANMIRERFCHKKVLLVLDDVDNDKQLEFLARTHEWFGPGSRIIITTRDEHLLSDANVIYRPDFLSKSDAAELFCWHAFRKSSPPEGYEEFSDRAICYASSLPLALKVLGSFFHGRQLSVWESALNRLGKGSIDKIHETLKLSFDGLDASEKQIFLDIACFYKDQNEEYVTRVLDSFGFDPVIGISVLIEKSLITVSNKRLHMHDLIQEMGWQIVSESFPDSRVWKSEHIRKIIKEKKKLKAIEAMMMADNAHHVDAYVLASMQNLRLLDIDGKFTSTQPKFLPDELIWLCWTKYPFLTLPLTDMCKLVGLEIANGGMKQLWKGRKILRNLKFIHLEVMEKLTSFPDVSESPNIERIILSGCSSLVEVHESLGSLRRLVYLDMNDCKGLKRLPSRLEMESLETLILSGCKSIERFPEVSPCMVKLSQLDLSSCYTIKELPSSIRYLSSLSLLNLTDCWNLDNIPNSICELRCLKFISLHNCMNLKSFPKELGSMKMLEELWLGFMCNILVPHKSVGFHSLTSLSSLKNLNLSWREIEEERFPQNLDELSSLEELYLSGNHKLVKLPSSICHLSRLKRLELNECPGLKRLCGLPSSIQVLKANDCISLEKIGDLSKEGDWLYKIWLSHNKKLLEDEENQRYLDNMLQLSFIKKCAAVNHRLSITIPGSMIPSWFEKQIDGCRIVLKLPQKWHTEILGFVVCGVFTYQWWRFRHPRIIFRITKHGAAIPKPEVNATETAENTNLWISYIPLGVFQQIYHDIQPEDWSHIQGNLDMTVTLGYDVESVRCGAHVIYKKDVQQITTLISDYVDVVHVDDKDLGYDEIISGNFRIYDEKFDTKSLMPLRSRTSARRNTEHIFSFSPSFLDGGIWSFYSKAKDFLLSTIRRK
- the LOC111917367 gene encoding TMV resistance protein N isoform X2 codes for the protein MEPFKSSPSSSSYVPTGRWTHEVFLSFRGEDTRNNFVDHLYTALSQRGISVFKDDQALDKGKPISRELLKAIEESKLAVVVFSKKYADSSWCLDELVKIMECEDQMELMVLPVFYHVDPSDVRGQKNDFDTAFQEHEDKFKGEMEKVKKWRKALAAAAGLSGWHIKETGNGGESAILGDIVANISKSIQPRDLEKHLFGIESRIDELYPLLDMKARKKVHMVGILGMGGIGKTTVAQALFRRIKHNFEGYSFVKDVRENSYSKKDVCALQQKILREILKQMAPFGKVSVGYPTVDPEYGANMIRERFCHKKVLLVLDDVDNDKQLEFLARTHEWFGPGSRIIITTRDEHLLSDANVIYRPDFLSKSDAAELFCWHAFRKSSPPEGYEEFSDRAICYASSLPLALKVLGSFFHGRQLSVWESALNRLGKGSIDKIHETLKLSFDGLDASEKQIFLDIACFYKDQNEEYVTRVLDSFGFDPVIGISVLIEKSLITVSNKRLHMHDLIQEMGWQIVSESFPDSRVWKSEHIRKIIKEKKKLKAIEAMMMADNAHHVDAYVLASMQNLRLLDIDGKFTSTQPKFLPDELIWLCWTKYPFLTLPLTDMCKLVGLEIANGGMKQLWKGRKILRNLKFIHLEVMEKLTSFPDVSESPNIERIILSGCSSLVEVHESLGSLRRLVYLDMNDCKGLKRLPSRLEMESLETLILSGCKSIERFPEVSPCMVKLSQLDLSSCYTIKELPSSIRYLSSLSLLNLTDCWNLDNIPNSICELRCLKFISLHNCMNLKSFPKELGSMKMLEELWLGFMCNILVPHKSVGFHSLTSLSSLKNLNLSWREIEEERFPQNLDELSSLEELYLSGNHKLVKLPSSICHLSRLKRLELNECPGLKRLCGLPSSIQVLKANDCISLEKIGDLSKEGDWLYKIWLSHNKKLLEDEENQRYLDNMLQLSFIKKCAAVNHRLSITIPGSMIPSWFEKQIDGCRIVLKLPQKWHTEILGFVVCGVFTYQWWRFRHPRIIFRITKHGAAIPKPEVNATETAENTNLWISYIPLGVFQQIYHDIQPEDWSHIQGNLDMTVTLGYDVESVRCGAHVIYKKDVQQITTLISDYVDVVHVDDKDLGYDEIISGNFRIYDEKFDTKSLMPLRSRTSARRNTEHIFSFSPSFLDGGIWSFYSKAKDFLLSTIRRK